Below is a window of Fervidobacterium pennivorans DSM 9078 DNA.
GTTCCGTCATTCAGGTCTTTTCCATACGCATCTACGTTTTGTCCAAGGAATGTGAATTCCTTGTAGCCTTTTTCAACTAATGTGCGTACTTCAAGTAATACACTTTCCATTGGTCTTGATTTTTCTCTACCTCTTGTATACGGCACTATACAGTAAGTACAAAATCTGTTGCATCCGTATATGATGGTTATCCAGGCGTGGTGTTTTGAACTTCTGGTTTCCACCTTATGGTAATCAATCTCATCGAGTGTATCATCAAGATAAATTTGTTTGGCACCATTTTTAGCATTCAAAACAGCTTCTGGGACTTTAGCAATCGCACGAGTTCCAATAACAAATGAAACACCTCTTTTAAAGAGGTTCTCTTTTTCTTTATCGGCAACACAGCCCATAATTCCTATTCTTTTCCCTTTTTTTCTGAGCTTTCCAATATGACTATAAACCTTATCTTCTGACTTCTTTCTTACAGCACATGTATTGAGAATTACTATGTCAGCTTCATCCTCGCTATCAACAACTTCGAATCCTCCATCTAGAAGCAGTTGCTTAGCTATTTCCGTGTCGTTTTCATTCATCTGGCAACCGTATGTATAAATATGGACTTTCATACTGAACCTCCTTAAGATGCACATGTCATAGTTGTATATTTTCGTAAAGTAATTATACTTTATCTACTCAAAAATTCAATCTATGTGCACCAAGAAAGATAAAAAATTCGTCCATCTAATTAAAAAACAGATGGACGAATCTAAGGTATTCTCTCGAACGTTTTACACAGGACTATATTAAATTCTGCACATATTCAACTACGACTTCGATAGCCTTTTCGTTGTATCCCCCACGCGGTATGATTATATCTGCATGCTTTTTCGTAGGTTCAACATAAGCATCATGCATTGGCTTTACAGTATTTAAGTATTGGTCTATAACCGACTCGATAGTTCTTCCACGTTCGAAAATATCCCTTTGCAACCTTCTTATAAATCGTTCGTCTCCTTCTGTGTCTACGTATATTTTCAAGTCAGCCAATGCTCTCAGCTCGTCATAGTAAAGAGCGAAGATGCCCTCAATTAACAAGATTGGCTTCGGTTCGATCTTTGTAAAATTTCCCGTTCGCGTATACAAAGTAAAATCGTAATCAGGTAATTCTATAGCTTTTCCTGTTAAGAGTTCCTTCACATGTTTCACAATCAAAGTGTGTTCAATCATATCCGGGTGGTCATAATTGTATTTCTTCCTCTCTTCCAAGGGTATGTGCGACATGTCTCTATAATAATTATCCATTGGGAGCATGACACATTTTTCAGAGCCCAATCGTTCCATAATGCGCTTAGCAACTGTTGTCTTCCCTGAGCCAGTTCCTCCTCCAATAAGTATGATATACATTCTTCGCTACCTCCTGGAAGTAGTATCGAACTCTACAGTTTGGACGTCCGTGATTTTGAAAAGGTCTTCTTAACATAATTCACAGCAGCTTCTAATGAAACTCCCCTTTCGACAGCATCGCGTACATGACCATATCGAACAGAAAAGTTGAAATTTGGAGACAGGCTTTTTGCCTTCATCTCGATTTGCTGAGCTAGCCATTCGGAGCTTCCTTCTCCGTAAATCGCAATATTGCTAACACCCAAAATCAACGAAAGATTTCCAAGAACATATGCGAGCTTATCTATGACTTCAGAATAAATCTCTTTTGCCTTACTTTCGTTAGTTTTATATAAATTTCTAATTGTCTTCAATTCACTTAGATAATTTTCCTCGTGGGCTATGAACTCAACAAATGATATCGAACTTCCAGTATATTTTCTGAAAACGACAAAATCAGAAGCGACAGTTTCAAGGCATCCATAAGCTCCACAATAGCACTTTTCATCTCCACCGAAGTATATATGTCCTAAGGCAATGTTCTTAAACTCATCTTTACTGAAAAGAGCGTGGTATTCGTAATAACAAGCTCCGATACCTGTCCCGTAGTTCAAAACAAAGACACGTTCTCTTCCAGTAGTTTTGGATTCATAGGCTGCGATTGCTTCAACATCTG
It encodes the following:
- a CDS encoding ROK family transcriptional regulator; translated protein: MNNEAKILLHILRAKKLRRKELEKIIGVNPSTMTYLLDKLRDYIEIEEEFPATGKPPQLISISEEAWHILAINVGRERIRAVVYNGKGEELESAEYKMKSEFLNNEGINELLRKTIEKFYDFDSIGIAFSGTVVDDKVYSKILKLERYEPVKSLKLKSLGVPYVILSDVEAIAAYESKTTGRERVFVLNYGTGIGACYYEYHALFSKDEFKNIALGHIYFGGDEKCYCGAYGCLETVASDFVVFRKYTGSSISFVEFIAHEENYLSELKTIRNLYKTNESKAKEIYSEVIDKLAYVLGNLSLILGVSNIAIYGEGSSEWLAQQIEMKAKSLSPNFNFSVRYGHVRDAVERGVSLEAAVNYVKKTFSKSRTSKL
- the udk gene encoding uridine kinase, which codes for MYIILIGGGTGSGKTTVAKRIMERLGSEKCVMLPMDNYYRDMSHIPLEERKKYNYDHPDMIEHTLIVKHVKELLTGKAIELPDYDFTLYTRTGNFTKIEPKPILLIEGIFALYYDELRALADLKIYVDTEGDERFIRRLQRDIFERGRTIESVIDQYLNTVKPMHDAYVEPTKKHADIIIPRGGYNEKAIEVVVEYVQNLI